From a single Nitrogeniibacter mangrovi genomic region:
- the fliF gene encoding flagellar basal-body MS-ring/collar protein FliF, whose amino-acid sequence MATAQDAAAAGASPLQQAFQNFNALPARQKLAMMAALAAAIALAVGVLLWSRTPDYAVLFSNLEERDGGAIVTALQQQNVPYKFGAGGAAIMVPADRVHDIRLQLAAQGLPRGGLVGFELMENQKLGVSQFHEQINYQRGLEGELARTIQSISSVAGARVHLAIPKRTAFLRDAKQPTASVFVNLYPGRNLDAAQVAGIVHLVAASVPNMSNDDVSVIDETGKLLTNKADPLRAAGLDPTQISYVQELEDTYARRVDTILEPLVGKGNFRVQVAADVDFNRVEQTDEIYKPNPEPDQAIRSQQKSEAITRDPNAKGVPGALSNQPPVPATAPITNPASGTATTQDNFQTKNTSVTTNYEVDKTISHTRHAMGAIKRLSVAVLVNHRKQTDRNGKETMVAPSDAELERINKLVREAVGFNAARGDTLNVAASAFAPETFETAPALPIWKDPDMIAMAKEALRYLILAAVLAYVAFGVIKPLMKSITPPPRAAGDEEEDAAMAEGEEGEEGARTTLSHAAQVASSYEAKLARARELAKGDPKMVANLIKEWMGVNEEARK is encoded by the coding sequence ATGGCCACCGCGCAAGATGCCGCTGCAGCCGGCGCCTCGCCCCTGCAGCAAGCGTTTCAGAACTTCAACGCCCTGCCCGCACGCCAGAAGCTGGCGATGATGGCCGCGCTCGCCGCGGCGATCGCGCTGGCGGTGGGCGTGCTGCTGTGGAGCCGCACCCCCGACTACGCCGTGCTGTTCTCCAATCTGGAAGAGCGTGATGGCGGCGCCATCGTCACCGCCCTGCAGCAGCAGAACGTGCCCTACAAGTTCGGCGCGGGCGGCGCGGCGATCATGGTGCCGGCCGACCGGGTGCACGACATCCGCCTGCAGCTGGCAGCCCAGGGCCTGCCCCGGGGCGGTCTGGTCGGTTTCGAGCTGATGGAGAACCAGAAGCTCGGGGTCTCCCAGTTCCATGAACAGATCAACTACCAACGCGGCCTCGAGGGTGAGCTGGCGCGCACCATCCAGTCCATCTCCTCGGTGGCCGGCGCGCGGGTGCATCTGGCGATTCCGAAGCGCACCGCCTTCCTGCGCGACGCCAAGCAGCCGACCGCCTCGGTGTTTGTGAACCTCTATCCGGGACGCAATCTGGACGCCGCCCAGGTGGCCGGCATCGTCCATCTGGTGGCTGCGAGCGTGCCCAACATGTCGAACGACGACGTGAGCGTCATCGACGAGACCGGCAAGCTGCTCACCAACAAGGCCGACCCGCTGCGCGCGGCCGGCCTCGACCCCACCCAGATCAGCTACGTGCAGGAACTCGAAGACACCTACGCCCGCCGGGTCGACACCATCCTCGAACCTCTCGTGGGCAAGGGCAACTTCCGCGTGCAGGTGGCCGCGGACGTGGACTTCAACCGGGTCGAGCAGACCGACGAGATCTACAAGCCCAATCCGGAGCCGGACCAGGCGATCCGCTCGCAGCAGAAGAGCGAGGCGATCACCCGGGACCCCAACGCCAAGGGCGTGCCCGGCGCGCTGTCCAACCAGCCGCCGGTGCCGGCGACCGCACCGATCACCAACCCGGCCAGCGGCACCGCGACCACGCAGGACAACTTCCAGACCAAGAACACCAGCGTCACCACCAACTACGAGGTGGACAAGACCATCTCCCACACCCGCCACGCCATGGGCGCCATCAAGCGGCTGTCGGTGGCGGTGCTGGTCAATCACCGCAAGCAGACGGATCGCAACGGCAAGGAGACCATGGTCGCGCCCAGCGACGCGGAACTGGAGCGCATCAACAAGCTGGTGCGCGAGGCCGTCGGCTTCAACGCCGCCCGTGGCGATACACTCAACGTGGCAGCCAGCGCGTTCGCGCCGGAGACCTTCGAGACCGCACCCGCGTTGCCGATCTGGAAGGATCCGGACATGATCGCCATGGCCAAGGAGGCGCTGCGCTACCTCATCCTGGCGGCAGTGCTCGCCTACGTGGCCTTCGGCGTGATCAAGCCGCTGATGAAGTCGATCACCCCGCCGCCGCGCGCGGCCGGAGACGAAGAGGAGGACGCGGCCATGGCCGAAGGCGAGGAAGGAGAGGAAGGCGCCCGCACGACCCTGTCGCACGCCGCCCAGGTGGCCTCCAGCTACGAAGCCAAGCTGGCGCGGGCGCGCGAGCTGGCCAAGGGCGACCCCAAGATGGTCGCCAACCTGATCAAGGAATGGATGGGCGTCAATGAGGAGGCGCGCAAATGA
- a CDS encoding sensor histidine kinase — protein MTETTTPPLNAAQLAEAFEQFNRVSAELTEAYAGLQGQVAQLNERLSVLMTALPAGVVVLDREGCVVQINRAASAWLGEDLDGQPWAMASTRFTATETPGEMELEAAPGAAPRRIALSATALDSGEGSIVLMHDVTDTHRMQREAERNARLAAMGEMVAGLAHQLRTPLSAALLYTSSLGKPQLAGEERTRVAGRAVERLRHLERLIRDMLLFARGDCLGREPVPVCALVEELAHTLEPIARERGIDFEHACGCGQTRLVADRKALAGALTNLLENALQFTPESGQVRLDAQRDGRQVVFTVSDTGKGIAPEQQQRLFEPFFTTRAEGTGLGLAIARGVARAHGGDIDLTSRPEAGTTFRLSVPLAAEGDDNETPHE, from the coding sequence GTGACCGAAACCACGACACCGCCGCTCAATGCGGCCCAGTTGGCCGAAGCCTTCGAACAGTTCAACCGCGTCTCGGCGGAACTGACGGAGGCCTATGCCGGCCTGCAGGGGCAGGTCGCCCAGCTCAACGAGCGCCTCTCGGTGCTCATGACCGCTCTGCCGGCCGGGGTGGTCGTGCTCGACCGCGAGGGCTGCGTGGTGCAGATCAACCGGGCGGCGAGCGCCTGGCTGGGCGAGGATCTCGACGGCCAGCCGTGGGCGATGGCGAGCACCCGTTTCACGGCCACCGAGACGCCGGGCGAGATGGAGCTGGAGGCCGCGCCCGGCGCCGCGCCGCGCCGCATCGCGCTGTCGGCCACGGCGCTCGATTCGGGCGAGGGCAGCATCGTGCTCATGCACGATGTGACCGACACCCATCGCATGCAGCGCGAGGCCGAGCGCAACGCGCGCCTCGCGGCCATGGGCGAGATGGTCGCCGGCCTTGCGCATCAGCTGCGCACGCCGTTGTCCGCGGCCCTGTTGTACACCAGCTCCCTGGGCAAGCCCCAGCTCGCCGGCGAGGAGCGCACCCGCGTGGCCGGCCGCGCCGTCGAGCGCCTGCGTCATCTCGAACGCCTGATCCGCGACATGCTGCTGTTCGCGCGCGGTGACTGCCTCGGACGCGAGCCGGTGCCCGTGTGCGCGTTGGTCGAGGAGCTGGCTCACACCCTCGAGCCGATCGCACGCGAGCGCGGCATCGACTTCGAGCACGCCTGCGGGTGTGGCCAGACCCGGCTGGTCGCGGATCGCAAGGCCCTGGCCGGCGCGCTCACCAACCTGCTCGAAAACGCGCTGCAATTCACCCCCGAGTCGGGGCAGGTCCGGCTCGACGCGCAGCGCGATGGCCGCCAGGTGGTGTTCACCGTGTCCGATACCGGCAAGGGTATCGCCCCGGAGCAGCAGCAACGGCTGTTCGAGCCCTTCTTCACCACCCGTGCCGAAGGCACCGGCCTCGGCCTGGCCATCGCGCGCGGCGTCGCCCGCGCCCATGGGGGCGACATCGATCTGACCTCCCGCCCCGAGGCGGGCACCACCTTCCGCCTGAGCGTGCCCCTGGCCGCCGAGGGCGACGACAACGAGACCCCTCATGAGTGA